The following proteins come from a genomic window of Taeniopygia guttata chromosome 25, bTaeGut7.mat, whole genome shotgun sequence:
- the LOC100218308 gene encoding claw keratin-like has protein sequence MSCSSLCVPSCGVATPAPLADSCNEPCVRQCPDSTVVIQPPASVVTFPGPILSSFPQQSLVGSAGAPYVGGGFGGAFGSRGGSGALGGYGGFGGYGGFGGFGGSGICGRGSRSLGGSCGPC, from the coding sequence atgtcctgctccagcctgtgcGTCCCCAGCTGCGGGGTGGCCACCCCGGCCCCTCTGGCTGACAGCTGCAACGAGCCCTGCGTGCGGCAGTGCCCCGACTCCACGGTGGTCATCCAGCCCCCGGCCTCGGTGGTCACCTTCCCCGggcccatcctcagctccttcccgcAGCAGAGCCTCGTGGGCTCGGCCGGAGCTCCCTACGTCGGAGGCGGCTTCGGCGGCGCCTTTGGGAGCCGTGGGGGCTCCGGGGCCCTTGGAGGCTacggaggttttgggggttacGGCGGCTTTGGGGGTTTCGGGGGCTCTGGGATCTGTGGCCGCGGTTCCAGGTCCCTGGGGGGCTCCTGTGGGCCCTGCTAA